One region of Eupeodes corollae chromosome 1, idEupCoro1.1, whole genome shotgun sequence genomic DNA includes:
- the LOC129949314 gene encoding uncharacterized protein LOC129949314: protein MVKVTSQKQMKRLVELMEANENLAKNFKRGAIANQGTKLGWEDLAKELNCIGPPTRNGKEWQKVWFDAKFKVKQKLIFNKKEIEATGGGGFKQKCLNDVEEAIARLLSLNDIVNPTGYVAGGSYDFAPHKLVVCSSTPTKGIIASTLNDADDLISGELAEILNETPKAAQLSAPPSPHVNIEEDLRDVRQKTPNAPKENVFQKLLEKQTVVQEKLFTDIRNSLNNIEIKLTENVNSSKEIKNSMKNMNDHLKESARFQRKLFNLKEKQLEMLRLQMERDEKQRLQENKYF from the exons AT GGTAAAAGTTAcgagtcaaaaacaaatgaaacgcCTTGTTGAGCTGATGGAGGCAAATGAAAACCTcgcaaaaaattttaaaagaggtGCAATCGCAAATCAAGGGACAAAGTTGGGGTGGGAGGATTTGGCAAAGGAGCTAAATTGCATTGGACCACCCACACGAAATGGAAAGGAATGGCAGAAA gttTGGTTTGACGCCAAATTCAAGGTCAAACAAAAGctgatattcaacaaaaaagaaatcgaaGCCACAGGTGGAGGaggtttcaaacaaaaatgtttgaatgacGTTGAGGAAGCGATTGCAAGGCTTTTGTCGTTGAATGATATTGTTAATCCAACCGGATATGTGGCAGGTGGTTCATATGATTTTGCGCCTCATAAACTTGTTGTCTGTTCGTCCACACCAACCAAAGGAATCATCGCTTCAACTTTAAAcgacgccgacgatctaatttcGGGGGAGCTGGCTGAAATTCTAAATGAAACGCCCAAAGCTGCTCAACTTTCTGCACCTCCATCACCACATGTAAACATTGAAGAGGACTTAAGAGATGTGAGACAAAAAACACCAAACGCaccaaaagaaaatgttttccaaaagcTTTTGGAAAAACAAACTGTGGTTCAAGAGAAATTGTTCACAGATATAAGAAATTCTTTGAACAACATAGAAATCAAACTTACAGAAAATGTTAATTCAtctaaagaaataaagaattctatgaaaaatatgaatgacCATTTGAAAGAGAGTGCCAGATTTCAaaggaaacttttcaatttaaaagagaAGCAGTTAGAGATGTTGAGACTTCAAATGGAGCGGGATGAAAAACAACGCCTTCaggaaaata AGTATTTTTAA